A part of Cervus elaphus chromosome 11, mCerEla1.1, whole genome shotgun sequence genomic DNA contains:
- the PROM2 gene encoding prominin-2 isoform X2 gives MPTAGLCFCCLRCRRRCGGRVKMEHKTMACERGVLMTFLLLTTLVLLIGVVTAFVTNQHMHKQMGPSAAAVPEALLSLRGLVSEVPQELQAVAEQFSLPQEQVLEELNGVGSSIGKAMHSQLKSTVYEALASVLSLGQALQVSVDHLRGLNTTSAELQEGQDALAPALHGHRQRLLALLQEPHCQGCAGALNKSHTLELGADFSQVPSVGHVLHRLKDVPEANFYSMVWEENTTFNALPILAALQTADMVRELKKVVAEQPRGLNTMGEAFPVWEAASRWSQALEEVEESSRPFLEEVQRYERYRWIAGCVLCSVILLVVVCNLLGLNLGIWGLSAREDPSHSEAKGEAGARFLMVGVGFSFLLAVPLILLVFSTFLVGGNVQTLVCQSWESGELYEFVDTPGNLPPSMNLSQLLGLKRNLSILLAYEQCKQGAALWTVLQLNDSYDLEKHLDISQYTVKLQQELQKLKVDVQNLDLLSPAARRDLEALQSSGLEDIHYPGFLVEIQKPVVNSDLEKLAQELEGLSQTQGNATLGQKLQEEARGLQHLHQEKVLPQQNLVAKLNLSVQALASSAPHLQSEIIGVLDRVTYLKGELPTRATHILRNESECFLMREMSYFSQYTAWVREEVTQRIATCQPLSGALDNGRVILCDMVADPWNAFWFCLGWCTFFLIPSIVFAVKTSKYFRPIRKRLSSTSSEETQLFHIPRVTSLKL, from the exons CCTGCTGCTGACCACCCTCGTGCTGCT gaTCGGTGTGGTCACTGCCTTTGTCACCAACCAGCACATGCACAAGCAGATGGGCCCCAGTGCCGCGGCTGTGCCGGAGGCTCTGCTCAGCCTCCGGGGCCTGGTTTCCGAGGTCCCCCAG GAGCTGCAGGCTGTGGCAGAGCAGTTTTCCCTTCCTCAGGAGCAAGTCTTGGAGGAACTGAATG GTGTCGGCAGCAGCATCGGGAAGGCGATGCACTCCCAGCTCAAGAGCACCGTGTATGAGGCGCTGGCCTCAGTGCTCAGCCTGGGCCAGG CCCTGCAGGTCTCCGTGGACCACCTCCGAGGCCTGAACACCACCTCTGCGGAGCTGCAGGAGGGGCAGGACGCCCTGGCGCCGGCTCTCCACGGGCACCGGCAGCGCCTCCTGGCACTCCTGCAGGAGCCCCACTGCCAGGGCTGCGCAGGGGCCCTGAACAAAAGCCACACCCTGGAGCTGGGAGCAGACTTCAGCCAG GTGCCCTCCGTGGGCCATGTCCTACATCGGCTGAAAGACGTCCCAGAGGCCAACTTCTACAGCATGGTCTGGGAG GAGAACACCACCTTCAACGCCCTCCCAATCCTGGCTGCCTTGCAGACGGCTGACATGGTCAGAG AGCTGAAGAAGGTGGTAGCTGAGCAGCCCAGAGGGCTAAACACAATGGGAGAAGCGTTCCCAGTCTGGGAGGCAGCTTCTCGCTGGAGCCAGGCCCTGGAAGAGGTCGAAGAGAGCAGCCGccccttcctggaggaagtgcaGAGATATGAGAGATACAG GTGGATTGCTGGTTGCGTGCTATGCTCGGTGATCCTGCTCGTGGTGGTCTGTAACCTGCTGGGCCTCAATCTGGGCATCTGGGGGCTATCTGCCAGAGAGGACCCCAGCCACTCGGAAGCCAAGGGTGAAGCCGGAGCCCGCTTCCTCATGGT GGGCGTGGGCTTCAGCTTCCTCTTGGCTGTGCCCCTCATCCTCCTCGTCTTCTCCACCTTCTTGGTGGGCGGCAACGTGCAGACGCTGGTGTGCCAGAGCTGGGAGAGCGGAGAGCTGTACGAG TTTGTAGACACTCCAGGGAACTTGCCACCGTCCATGAACTTGTCTCAACTTCTTGGCCTGAAGAGGAACCTCAGCATCCTCCTGGCCTATGA GCAGTGCAAGCAAGGGGCCGCACTCTGGACTGTCCTGCAGCTCAATGACTCCTATGACCTGGAGAAGCACCTGGATATCAGCCAG TACACCGTCAAACTGCAGCAAGAGTTGCAGAAGCTCAAAGTGGACGTGCAGAATCTGGACCTGCTGAGCCCCGCCGCCCGCCGGGACCTGGAGGCCCTGCAGAGCAGTGGGCTCGAGGACATCCACTACCCTGGCTTCCTTGTCGAG ATCCAGAAGCCAGTGGTGAATAGCGACCTGGAGAAGCTGGCCCAGGAGCTGGAGGGACTGTCGCAGACCCAA GGCAATGCTACGCTGGGGCAGAAGCTGCAGGAGGAGGCCCGAGGGCTCCAACACCTCCATCAGGAGAAGGTCCTCCCGCAGCAGAACCTTGTG GCTAAACTCAACCTCAGTGTCCAGGCACTGGCATCCTCTGCCCCACATCTCCAG TCAGAGATCATAGGTGTCCTGGACAGAGTCACTTACCTGAAAGGCGAGCTGCCAACCCGGGCCACCCATATCCTGAGGAAT GAAAGTGAGTGTTTCCTGATGCGGGAAATGAGCTACTTCTCCCAGTACACGGCCTGGGTGAGAGAGGAG GTGACTCAGCGCATTGCCACCTGCCAGCCCCTCTCCGGAGCCCTGGACAATGGCCGTGTGATCCTGTGTGACATGGTGGCTGACCCCTGG AACGCCTTCTGGTTCTGCCTGGGGTGGTGCACCTTCTTCCTGATCCCCAGCATCGTCTTTGCTGTCAAGACCTCCAAGTACTTCCGTCCCATTCGGAAACGCCTCAG CTCCACCAGCTCCGAGGAGACACAGCTCTTCCACATCCCCCGGGTCACCTCCCTGAAGCTCTAG